In Hemitrygon akajei unplaced genomic scaffold, sHemAka1.3 Scf000147, whole genome shotgun sequence, the following are encoded in one genomic region:
- the LOC140723916 gene encoding uncharacterized protein yields MAHQHVYTGERLFTCSVCGKGFTQSSYLHRHQRVHTGERPFTCSVCEKRFTQSSHLQNHQRVHTGERPFTCSVCEKRFTQSSHLQNHQQVHTGERPFTCSECGKGFTRSSQLLAHQQVHTGEWPFTCSECGKGFTESYTLLVHQRVHTGEKPFTCSECGKRFTQSSNLQRHHRVHIGEKPFTCSVCGKRFTRSSNLHSHQQVHTGEKPFTCSVCGKGFTRSSQLLAHQQVHTGEFLFTCSECGKGFTESYPLLVHQRVHTGEKPFTCSECGKRFTQLANLQRHHRVHIGEKPFTCSVSGKRFTRSSNLQRHQQVHTGEKPFTCPVCGKGFTQSSQILEHKSVHSGAWPLL; encoded by the coding sequence atggcacaccagcatgtttacactggggagaggctgttcacctgctcagtctgtgggaagggattcactcagtcatcctacctacatagacatcagcgagttcacactggggagaggccattcacctgctcagtctgtgagaagagattcactcagtcatcccacctacagaatcatcagcgagttcacactggggagaggccattcacctgctcagtctgtgagaagagattcactcagtcatcccacctacagaatcatcagcaagttcacactggagagaggccattcacctgctcagagtgtgggaagggattcactcggtcatctcaactactggcacaccagcaagttcacactggggagtggcctttcacctgctcagaatgtgggaaaggattcactgagtcatacaccttactggtacatcagcgagttcacactggggagaagccattcacctgctcagaatgtgggaagagattcactcagtcatccaatctacagagacatcatcgagttcacattggggagaagccattcacctgctcagtctgtgggaagagattcactcggtcatccaacctacatagtcatcagcaagttcacactggggagaagccgttcacctgctcagtctgtgggaaaggattcactcggtcatctcaactactggcacaccagcaagttcacactggggagttccttttcacctgctcagaatgtgggaaaggattcactgagtcataccccttactggtacatcagcgagttcacactggggagaagccgttcacctgctcagaatgtgggaagagattcactcagttagccaatctacagagacatcatcgagttcacattggggagaagccattcacctgctcagtctctgggaagagattcactcggtcatccaacctacagagacatcagcaagttcacactggggagaagccgttcacctgcccagtctgtgggaaaggattcactcagtcatcccaaataCTGGAACACAAGTCAGTTCATAGTGGGgcgtggccattgttatga